The following are from one region of the Fusobacterium sp. FSA-380-WT-3A genome:
- a CDS encoding RnfABCDGE type electron transport complex subunit D, translating to MGPSPHIRTSETVDKVMLDVIIALMPALLVAIYVFKLRALIVTAVSVVCCMLTEFLFNKIRKKECTLHDKSAIVTGLLFAFVIPVGMSLPFVAIGAFVCIALGKMIFGGLGCNIFNPALVGRAFVQASWPVAITTFTLDGVAGPTMLDAMKRGLPMSQVLIGEGNMYVQALIGKMGGCIGETSAIALIIGGIYLVYKKQIDWKMPVIIVLTVAVFTTLLGAKDPIMHIISGGLLLGAIFMATDMVTSPVTPKGKLIYAFGIGFLISMIRMKGGYPEGTAFSILIMNGVTPLINKYTMPKKFGEVKADGKK from the coding sequence ATGGGGCCTTCGCCTCACATAAGAACATCAGAAACAGTTGATAAAGTAATGTTAGATGTTATAATTGCATTAATGCCAGCTTTATTAGTGGCTATATATGTATTTAAATTAAGAGCACTAATAGTAACAGCTGTTTCAGTAGTATGTTGTATGTTAACTGAATTTTTATTTAATAAAATAAGAAAAAAAGAATGTACTTTACATGATAAAAGTGCTATTGTAACAGGACTTTTATTTGCATTTGTAATACCTGTAGGAATGTCATTACCTTTTGTTGCTATAGGAGCTTTTGTTTGTATAGCATTAGGAAAAATGATATTTGGTGGATTAGGTTGTAATATATTTAATCCTGCATTAGTAGGAAGAGCGTTTGTTCAAGCTTCATGGCCAGTAGCTATAACTACATTTACATTGGATGGAGTAGCTGGACCAACAATGCTAGATGCAATGAAAAGAGGACTACCTATGTCTCAAGTTTTAATTGGAGAAGGAAATATGTATGTTCAGGCTCTAATTGGAAAAATGGGAGGATGTATAGGAGAAACTTCAGCTATTGCATTAATAATTGGAGGAATTTATCTAGTTTATAAAAAGCAAATAGATTGGAAAATGCCAGTAATAATAGTTTTAACTGTAGCTGTATTCACAACATTATTAGGAGCAAAAGACCCTATAATGCATATAATATCAGGAGGGCTATTATTAGGAGCTATATTCATGGCTACTGATATGGTTACAAGTCCTGTAACACCAAAAGGAAAATTAATTTATGCTTTTGGTATTGGATTCTTAATTTCAATGATAAGAATGAAAGGTGGATATCCAGAAGGAACAGCTTTCTCTATTTTAATAATGAATGGTGTTACTCCATTAATTAATAAATATACTATGCCTAAAAAATTTGGGGAGGTGAAAGCTGATGGAAAGAAATAG
- a CDS encoding RnfABCDGE type electron transport complex subunit G: protein MERNRFIHFGAVLLIIAAISAGTLAFVNGMTKGVIAQNNINAANNARKEVLPVAEKFDEAQAVEKEGLAFIPGFDGTNQKVGYVVIVTQGGYGGNIVFSLGVDLDGKITGLKVMNHQETPGLGAKITGSEWQALWIGRDKDYQFNKSVDAFAGATVSPNAVYTGIQRALSVYAEVNK from the coding sequence ATGGAAAGAAATAGATTTATACATTTTGGAGCTGTTTTATTAATAATTGCAGCTATTTCAGCTGGAACCTTAGCTTTTGTAAATGGAATGACTAAAGGAGTAATTGCTCAAAATAATATTAATGCTGCTAATAATGCTAGAAAAGAAGTACTTCCTGTTGCTGAGAAATTTGATGAAGCCCAAGCAGTAGAAAAAGAGGGACTAGCATTTATTCCAGGTTTTGATGGAACAAATCAAAAAGTTGGATATGTTGTAATAGTAACACAAGGAGGATATGGAGGAAATATTGTATTCTCTCTAGGTGTTGATTTAGATGGAAAAATTACAGGATTAAAAGTAATGAATCACCAAGAAACTCCAGGTTTAGGAGCTAAAATAACTGGAAGTGAATGGCAAGCATTATGGATAGGAAGAGATAAAGATTATCAATTCAATAAATCTGTAGATGCTTTTGCAGGAGCAACTGTTTCACCAAATGCAGTTTATACAGGAATTCAAAGAGCTTTATCAGTTTATGCGGAGGTGAATAAATAA
- a CDS encoding RnfABCDGE type electron transport complex subunit E, with amino-acid sequence MSKSKLGIVINSMIKENPVLVLLLGLCPTLGTSTSAINGMSMGLATTAVLIFSNIIISLIKKAIPDKVRIPAFIMVIASLVTVVQMLMEAYTPDVYKVLGLYIPLIVVNCIVLGRAESFASKNSVIDSMFDGIGSGLGFTLALTILGIIREILGNGTIFNMTIVPASWQPALIFILPPGGFMTIACVIAYQNYLKQKKGA; translated from the coding sequence ATGAGTAAAAGTAAATTAGGAATAGTAATAAATAGTATGATTAAAGAAAATCCTGTATTAGTATTACTATTAGGATTGTGCCCAACATTAGGAACTTCAACTTCGGCAATAAACGGAATGTCAATGGGACTTGCTACAACAGCAGTTTTAATATTTTCAAATATAATTATTTCTTTAATAAAGAAAGCTATACCAGATAAAGTAAGAATACCAGCTTTTATTATGGTTATTGCTTCATTAGTAACAGTTGTTCAAATGTTGATGGAAGCTTATACTCCAGATGTATATAAAGTTTTAGGACTTTATATTCCATTAATTGTTGTTAACTGTATTGTATTAGGAAGAGCTGAAAGTTTTGCTTCTAAAAATAGTGTTATAGATTCTATGTTTGATGGAATAGGGTCTGGATTAGGATTTACTTTAGCGTTAACTATATTAGGAATAATTAGAGAAATTTTAGGTAATGGAACTATCTTTAATATGACTATAGTTCCTGCTTCTTGGCAACCAGCTTTAATTTTCATATTACCTCCTGGAGGATTTATGACAA